The DNA segment CTCCGGAAGTCGTCAGGCATACGACTACCTCCCCTCCTCGGTACTCGCCTTCCCCCGGCCCCCGGAGCTTGCCGGCCTGATGCAGAGCGTCGGATTCGGCGCCGTGCGTTATCGCCTGCAGAGTTACGGGGTGTCGGCGATATTCACAGGAGTGAAGACATCATGATCACCACCGATCTCAACGGATTCGAAGTCAATACCGACATCGCGCTGGTAGATCCCGACTGGGACGAGTTCGCCACCGAGCACGACAAGCGCTTCGGGCTGGCGATCTCGCACGTGAAGAGCCTGGTGAAGGGGAAGTCGTACGACAACGATGCCATCCGCCTGCGGGTGGGCCCCGGCGGCTACTACGTTCAGCCGAAGCGTTTCCCGGCTGCCTTCTACGGCGACACCATCCCTCCCAAGGTGGAGTTCGTGACCGAGGACGAGGCCCGGGTCGCCACCTGGGAGGCGGTCGCCCTCTACCGGAACGGCGAGGCGCAGGCCTTGACCGTCCTGTACCGCGACGGCGATCCCGCCGACATCTTCTTCGGATACCGCAGCGGAGGCAAGCGGAGGTACGAGTTGGGCAGGGCCAGGGCGCAACTCCCCCTGCATCTGCGGGTCATGATCGACGGACCCAGCGACACCGACCTCCTCGACGGTGGCAAGGGAGTGCTCATCTACCAACGAACCCGTGACGGAAGACACCTGCTGCTCCGCGCCCCCGGCCGGCGCCAACCCTACCTGGGCTTCCGCGAAGCGCTGGAGTAGCGAGCCGGCCCCAGGAACGGAGGGAACCCGTAGTAACCTCCCTGACAGCTGGTGAACCGCGGACCTTCCCGGGCCGCGGCCACCGTTACGACGTGGCCCTGGTCGGGGCAGGCATCGCCGGCAGCGAAGCGGCGATCGCTGCAGCTCGTGCCGGCCTCGACGTTCTGCTCGTCACAACCAGCCTGGACACCGTCTACATGCTCGCGCACTCGCATCACCGCCTGCTTGCGCCGGCCGGAAGCCTGATGGCGCGGCTACTGGAACAGGCGGGAGACAACGAGGCCGAACGCTGGTCGCTGCACCGCCGGGCGAAGTACGCGCTGGAGGCGCAGACAGGGATCCACCTGCTGCAATCTAATGTGACCGGACTGATCGTCCAGGGGGAGCGGGTAGAAGGAGTGCTCACCTGGGAGGGGGTCGAACGTTCCGCCCGAGCGGTAGCCCTCTGCGTGGGATCGTTCCTCCAGGCGCGACTGGTGCAGGGTCAGCTGCGCGAGGCCGCGGGCAGATTGGGTGAGATGGCCTACGACGAACTGCACGACGACTTGCGGGCCCGGGGAGTTGTTTTCGAGCCGCTGACACTTGAGCTGAGCGGGCAGGACGAAGGTCCCCCGTACGAGGTCAGCTGTCGCACCATCGCCAGGAGCCACCTGGACGGCTTCCGGATCGCTCGCATCGAGCGGCTCTACGCGGCGGGCGTCTGCGCCGCGGGGGCCCAGAGCTACGAGGAGAGCGCTCAACAGGGCCTGGCGCTGGCGCGGGCCCTGGTGCACGACCTGGCTGCCTGAATCAGTAGCGGGCCGTGTCGTCGTCAGGTTCGAGGTACGACTCCATCGGCGACAACTGACTCTCGTGGGCCCAGACGAAACGGGCGCCGCCGGTGCGGCTCGCAAGCAGCCGGTAACGGGCAGGGTCGTCTTCGGTCCTGGCCGAGACGACGTAAACCTCGCCATCGTAGAGAAACCTCTTCCCCAACGTCGAACCTGCTCATGGGCGCAAGCCTAACCCTTCCGCGAGCTCAGCGGGGAGGGACGAAGGTCACCACGCTCGCCTCGCTCCAGAGGATGAGCCCGGCCAACGTCGCCAGGAGCGTCAGCGGAACGGCGAGTACCACCACGACGTAGACGACAAGGGCCCGCCTGGCCCGAGCCGGCGCGAAACGACCGAGCCCTGCATGCACCACGTAGAGGTGCCAGAAGGGGAGGCCCAACATGCCGGTGGCGAGACTGGTGACCGGAAAGACGGCCACCACCGGCAGCAGGATGAGCGCCAGGTATCCCGCGGGCACCCAGGCCCACGCTGCGATCTCCCAACCATGCTCGCCGATCCGAGCGGTACGGGCCAACGCCATTCCGCCCAGTAGCCAGAGCGTGGCCGCGTAGAGGAGCGCGCCCGGCAACACGAGCAGCATCACCGCGATCACCGAATCGCTGGAGGTGCCCCGCGCGATAGCCCAGCCGAACATGGTGGCGCCCAGCAGGACGGCGACGAGAGCGGGCTTGAGCGCCAGCGCCAGACGCGGCTCCGACGGGAAGCCCGCGAAGAAGTCGCGGGGCCGCGACACACCCAGCCACAGCCACTGCAGGTAGTTCTCCTTCACTCTGCCGTCACGTAACC comes from the Trueperaceae bacterium genome and includes:
- a CDS encoding FAD-dependent oxidoreductase, with the protein product MALVGAGIAGSEAAIAAARAGLDVLLVTTSLDTVYMLAHSHHRLLAPAGSLMARLLEQAGDNEAERWSLHRRAKYALEAQTGIHLLQSNVTGLIVQGERVEGVLTWEGVERSARAVALCVGSFLQARLVQGQLREAAGRLGEMAYDELHDDLRARGVVFEPLTLELSGQDEGPPYEVSCRTIARSHLDGFRIARIERLYAAGVCAAGAQSYEESAQQGLALARALVHDLAA